A genomic segment from Acipenser ruthenus chromosome 5, fAciRut3.2 maternal haplotype, whole genome shotgun sequence encodes:
- the LOC117403108 gene encoding ras guanyl-releasing protein 3-like isoform X2, translating to MGSSTLGKAATLEKLLNACIEAFDDNGELSSSQLPRTVLLMYRWYLTSTELAGKLLLMYRDCVDEDYKMTRLKICYFIRYWIVEFPAEFNLDLGLIHLTEEFREVAAQLGYDEHIKLIDISSIPSYDWMRRVTQRKKQSKKGKVSLLFDHLEPMELAEHLTFLEYKSFRRISFTDYQSYVIHGCLVDNATLERSIALFNGISQWVQLMVLSKPTPQHRAEVITKFIYVAQKLLQLQNFNTLMAVVGGLSHSSISRLKETHSHLSPEVTKMWNEMTELVTSNGNYCTYRKAFADCEGFKIPILGVHLKDLIAMHVVFPDWIDEDKVNIVKMQQLYVTFNELVSLQSTNAQVEPNMDLIYLLTLSLDLYYTEDEIYELSLLREPRNPKSQPTSPTTPNKPVVPLDWASGVAPKQDPTVINKHIRKVVDSVFRNYDHDHDGYISQEDFESIAANFPFLDSFCVLDKDQDGLISKDEMMAFFVRGNSPLQYKMGPGFIHNFQEMTYLKPTFCEQCSGFLWGIIKQGYKCKDCGVNCHKQCKELLVLACRKLSRGTSLGSTSPSSCSHGSLPSSPSLPQCAESTLATFGRPTMKACCPQTTIQPGEPFKMRCLSFLP from the exons ATGGGATCATCAACGCTGGGGAAAGCTGCCACTCTGGAGAAGTTGTTAAACGCCTGCATTGAGGCTTTTG ATGACAACGGAGAATTGAGCAGCAGCCAGTTACCACGGACGGTGCTGTTAATGTATCGCTGGTACCTCACTTCAACTGAACTGGCTGGAAAACTTCTCCTAAT GTATCGAGACTGTGTTGACGAAGACTATAAAATGACAAGACTCAAAATCTGCTACTTCATAAG ATACTGGATTGTGGAGTTCCCTGCCGAGTTCAACCTGGAtctgggattgattcacctgacTGAGGAATTCAGGGAAGTAGCTGCTCAGCTTGGCTATGATGAACACATCAAACTCATTGACATCTCAAGCAT CCCGTCGTATGACTGGATGAGGAGGGTGACTCAGAGGAAAAAGCAGTCTAAAAAAGGCAAAGTGTCCCTGCTGTTCGATCACCTGGAGCCCATGGAGCTAGCAGAGCACCTCACCTTCCTGGAGTATAAGTCTTTCAGAAGGATATCG TTTACAGATTATCAAAGCTATGTGATCCATGGCTGCCTGGTGGATAACGCTACACTAGAAAGGTCCATCGCGCTCTTTAATGGCATTTCCCAATGGGTGCAGTTGATGGTGCTCAGCAAACCTACtccccagcacagagcagaggtcATCACCAAATTCATCTATGTGGCTCAG AAGCTGCTTCAGCTCCAGAATTTCAACACCTTGATGGCGGTGGTGGGTGGGCTGAGCCACAGTTCCATCTCTCGCCTAAAAGAGACCCACTCTCACCTCTCACCTGAAGTTACAAAG ATGTGGAACGAAATGACAGAGCTGGTCACCTCCAATGGGAACTACTGCACCTACCGCAAGGCCTTTGCAGACTGTGAAGGATTTAAGATTCCCATTCTGGGCGTTCACTTGAAAGACTTGATAGCCATGCATGTGGTCTTTCCCGACTGGATAGATGAGGACAAAGTGAACATTGTGAAGATGCAGCAGCTCTACGTCACGTTTAATGAGCTGGTGTCACTGCAGAGCACCAATGCGCAAGTGGAGCCCAACATGGACTTGATCTACCTGCTGACA CTTTCTTTAGATCTGTATTATACTGAAGATGAGATTTATGAACTTTCCTTGCTTCGTGAGCCTCGCAATCCCAAATCCCAG CCTACCTCTCCAACAACCCCCAACAAACCCGTGGTCCCGTTGGACTGGGCATCTGGAGTGGCCCCCAAACAAGACCCCACCGTCATCAACAAGCACATTAGAAAAGTAGTGGAT TCTGTGTTTAGGAACTATGACCACGACCATGATGGCTACATCTCTCAAGAGGATTTTGAAAGCATCGCTGCCAACTTCCCTTTCTTAGATTCATTCTGTGTCTTGGACAAGGACCA GGATGGTCTAATTAGTAAAGATGAAATGATGGCCTTCTTCGTGAGAGGCAACTCCCCACTGCAGTATAAAATGGGACCCGGCTTTATCCACAACTTTCAGGAGATGACGTATCTCAAGCCCACATTCTGTGAGCAATGTTCAGGATTT CTCTGGGGCATAATCAAACAAGGATACAAGTGCAAAG ACTGCGGTGTGAACTGCCATAAGCAATGCAAGGAGCTGCTTGTGCTGGCATGCAGAAAGCTGTCCAGAGGCACCTCCCTGGGGAGCACATCCCCCTCCTCCTGCAGCCACGGCTCTCTGCCCAGCAGTCCCTCCCTGCCACAGTGTGCTG AATCAACATTAGCAACCTTTGGGAGACCTACTATGAAGGCTTGCTGTCCTCAAACCACCATTCAGCCTGGAGAGCCT TTCAAGATGAGGTGTTTAAGTTTCCTGCCGTAA
- the LOC117403108 gene encoding ras guanyl-releasing protein 3-like isoform X1, translating into MGSSTLGKAATLEKLLNACIEAFDDNGELSSSQLPRTVLLMYRWYLTSTELAGKLLLMYRDCVDEDYKMTRLKICYFIRYWIVEFPAEFNLDLGLIHLTEEFREVAAQLGYDEHIKLIDISSIPSYDWMRRVTQRKKQSKKGKVSLLFDHLEPMELAEHLTFLEYKSFRRISFTDYQSYVIHGCLVDNATLERSIALFNGISQWVQLMVLSKPTPQHRAEVITKFIYVAQKLLQLQNFNTLMAVVGGLSHSSISRLKETHSHLSPEVTKMWNEMTELVTSNGNYCTYRKAFADCEGFKIPILGVHLKDLIAMHVVFPDWIDEDKVNIVKMQQLYVTFNELVSLQSTNAQVEPNMDLIYLLTLSLDLYYTEDEIYELSLLREPRNPKSQPTSPTTPNKPVVPLDWASGVAPKQDPTVINKHIRKVVDSVFRNYDHDHDGYISQEDFESIAANFPFLDSFCVLDKDQDGLISKDEMMAFFVRGNSPLQYKMGPGFIHNFQEMTYLKPTFCEQCSGFLWGIIKQGYKCKDCGVNCHKQCKELLVLACRKLSRGTSLGSTSPSSCSHGSLPSSPSLPQCAVQDEVFKFPAVTGKRQDLDGRSITLMTGSARKISVRLQRATTSQATQTETMWHEQGWGVGGDSGSHTFPKMRYKLHGKSSKSKGFARWENAAPQAKPQTKEKGVTVSIAEQNGMDVQEEERQEPSEDS; encoded by the exons ATGGGATCATCAACGCTGGGGAAAGCTGCCACTCTGGAGAAGTTGTTAAACGCCTGCATTGAGGCTTTTG ATGACAACGGAGAATTGAGCAGCAGCCAGTTACCACGGACGGTGCTGTTAATGTATCGCTGGTACCTCACTTCAACTGAACTGGCTGGAAAACTTCTCCTAAT GTATCGAGACTGTGTTGACGAAGACTATAAAATGACAAGACTCAAAATCTGCTACTTCATAAG ATACTGGATTGTGGAGTTCCCTGCCGAGTTCAACCTGGAtctgggattgattcacctgacTGAGGAATTCAGGGAAGTAGCTGCTCAGCTTGGCTATGATGAACACATCAAACTCATTGACATCTCAAGCAT CCCGTCGTATGACTGGATGAGGAGGGTGACTCAGAGGAAAAAGCAGTCTAAAAAAGGCAAAGTGTCCCTGCTGTTCGATCACCTGGAGCCCATGGAGCTAGCAGAGCACCTCACCTTCCTGGAGTATAAGTCTTTCAGAAGGATATCG TTTACAGATTATCAAAGCTATGTGATCCATGGCTGCCTGGTGGATAACGCTACACTAGAAAGGTCCATCGCGCTCTTTAATGGCATTTCCCAATGGGTGCAGTTGATGGTGCTCAGCAAACCTACtccccagcacagagcagaggtcATCACCAAATTCATCTATGTGGCTCAG AAGCTGCTTCAGCTCCAGAATTTCAACACCTTGATGGCGGTGGTGGGTGGGCTGAGCCACAGTTCCATCTCTCGCCTAAAAGAGACCCACTCTCACCTCTCACCTGAAGTTACAAAG ATGTGGAACGAAATGACAGAGCTGGTCACCTCCAATGGGAACTACTGCACCTACCGCAAGGCCTTTGCAGACTGTGAAGGATTTAAGATTCCCATTCTGGGCGTTCACTTGAAAGACTTGATAGCCATGCATGTGGTCTTTCCCGACTGGATAGATGAGGACAAAGTGAACATTGTGAAGATGCAGCAGCTCTACGTCACGTTTAATGAGCTGGTGTCACTGCAGAGCACCAATGCGCAAGTGGAGCCCAACATGGACTTGATCTACCTGCTGACA CTTTCTTTAGATCTGTATTATACTGAAGATGAGATTTATGAACTTTCCTTGCTTCGTGAGCCTCGCAATCCCAAATCCCAG CCTACCTCTCCAACAACCCCCAACAAACCCGTGGTCCCGTTGGACTGGGCATCTGGAGTGGCCCCCAAACAAGACCCCACCGTCATCAACAAGCACATTAGAAAAGTAGTGGAT TCTGTGTTTAGGAACTATGACCACGACCATGATGGCTACATCTCTCAAGAGGATTTTGAAAGCATCGCTGCCAACTTCCCTTTCTTAGATTCATTCTGTGTCTTGGACAAGGACCA GGATGGTCTAATTAGTAAAGATGAAATGATGGCCTTCTTCGTGAGAGGCAACTCCCCACTGCAGTATAAAATGGGACCCGGCTTTATCCACAACTTTCAGGAGATGACGTATCTCAAGCCCACATTCTGTGAGCAATGTTCAGGATTT CTCTGGGGCATAATCAAACAAGGATACAAGTGCAAAG ACTGCGGTGTGAACTGCCATAAGCAATGCAAGGAGCTGCTTGTGCTGGCATGCAGAAAGCTGTCCAGAGGCACCTCCCTGGGGAGCACATCCCCCTCCTCCTGCAGCCACGGCTCTCTGCCCAGCAGTCCCTCCCTGCCACAGTGTGCTG TTCAAGATGAGGTGTTTAAGTTTCCTGCCGTAACGGGCAAGAGGCAGGACCTGGACGGGCGGTCGATCACTCTGATGACGGGCTCGGCTCGGAAAATCTCAGTGCGGCTCCAGAGAGCCACGACCAGCCAGGCCACGCAGACGGAGACGATGTGGCATGAGCAAGGCTGGGGGGTCGGCGGCGACAGCGGCTCACACACCTTCCCCAAGATGAGGTACAAGCTCCACGGCAAGAGTTCCAAGAGCAAGGGCTTTGCACGCTGGGAGAACGCGGCGCCGCAGGCCAAGCCACAGACGAAGGAAAAGGGCGTCACGGTCAGCATAGCGGAGCAGAACGGAATGGACGTGCAGGAAGAGGAGAGACAGGAACCCTCAGAG GATAGCTGA